In Methanomicrobium antiquum, one DNA window encodes the following:
- the pyrG gene encoding glutamine hydrolyzing CTP synthase translates to MKYIIVTGGVMSGLGKGITTASIGRILKNRGYRVTAVKIDPYLNIDAGTMNPAQHGEVFVLKDGGEADLDLGNYERFLDISLTSDHNITTGKVYQTVIDKERHGDYLGATVQIIPHITDQIKEFIKTAAENSNGDGKAEICLVEVGGTVGDIESMPFLEAIRQMVGELPEEDIILVHVTLVPEDNMGDHKTKPTQHSVKVLRELGLHPDAIVGRSETVMSSSTKKKISDFCGVAQKAVISAATAKDIYEVPVEMEKEGMASVIRDLLHLEERPADNKWYRTVCREYTRRASVAIVTKYGVEDVYMSIKEALRHAGRSLSTEVDIKWVDAENYEDSELSEVDGILIPGGFGPRGIEGKINAIKYARENKIPFLGLCLGFQLAVIEYCRSVLGWENATSEEMGEGKHVIAILPEQEDVVDLGGTMRLGDCTIDIKPGTRIEKLYGKNEVVERHRHRYEVNPEYIPEIESAGLIFSGKCGPRMESCELSGDDFFLATQFHPEFKSTPTHPSPPYLGFVEACANKRKGE, encoded by the coding sequence TTGAAATACATAATCGTTACCGGAGGTGTGATGAGTGGTCTTGGAAAAGGGATCACAACCGCATCTATTGGCAGAATACTGAAAAACAGAGGATACAGGGTCACTGCTGTAAAGATAGATCCGTATCTTAACATTGACGCCGGAACAATGAATCCTGCTCAGCACGGAGAAGTTTTTGTATTAAAAGACGGCGGTGAAGCAGATCTCGACCTTGGTAATTACGAGAGATTTTTGGACATCAGCCTAACTTCTGATCACAACATAACAACAGGAAAAGTATACCAGACTGTAATTGACAAGGAAAGGCATGGAGATTATCTTGGAGCAACTGTTCAGATAATTCCCCATATCACTGATCAGATAAAGGAATTTATCAAAACTGCTGCTGAAAATTCAAACGGTGACGGAAAAGCAGAAATTTGTCTTGTTGAGGTCGGAGGAACGGTTGGTGACATCGAAAGCATGCCGTTTTTGGAAGCAATAAGGCAAATGGTTGGAGAGCTTCCTGAAGAAGACATAATACTTGTTCATGTAACCCTTGTTCCTGAAGACAACATGGGAGATCACAAAACAAAGCCCACCCAGCACTCTGTAAAAGTCCTGCGCGAACTTGGTCTTCATCCTGATGCAATTGTCGGAAGAAGCGAGACTGTTATGAGCAGTTCAACAAAGAAGAAAATCTCCGACTTCTGCGGCGTTGCACAAAAGGCTGTTATATCAGCGGCAACTGCAAAAGATATCTACGAAGTTCCTGTTGAGATGGAAAAGGAAGGAATGGCATCTGTAATAAGAGATCTTCTTCATTTGGAGGAGCGTCCTGCTGATAACAAGTGGTACAGAACAGTCTGCCGGGAGTATACAAGACGGGCATCGGTTGCAATCGTTACAAAGTATGGTGTTGAAGATGTTTATATGTCAATCAAAGAGGCTTTGAGGCATGCCGGAAGAAGCCTTTCAACCGAAGTTGACATAAAATGGGTTGATGCCGAAAACTACGAGGATAGCGAGTTATCAGAGGTTGACGGAATTTTAATACCGGGAGGATTTGGGCCGCGTGGAATTGAAGGAAAGATCAATGCCATAAAATACGCCCGTGAGAACAAAATTCCATTCCTTGGATTATGTCTTGGTTTTCAGCTTGCAGTAATTGAATACTGCAGAAGTGTCCTTGGCTGGGAGAATGCAACCTCTGAAGAAATGGGCGAAGGAAAGCATGTAATTGCAATTCTTCCCGAACAGGAGGATGTTGTAGACCTTGGCGGAACAATGAGACTTGGAGACTGCACAATTGACATTAAGCCCGGAACAAGGATTGAGAAACTTTATGGCAAAAATGAGGTTGTTGAACGCCACCGCCACAGGTATGAGGTAAATCCTGAGTATATCCCTGAAATAGAATCTGCAGGACTTATCTTTTCAGGAAAATGCGGGCCGAGAATGGAATCCTGTGAACTTTCAGGAGATGATTTCTTCCTTGCAACACAGTTCCATCCTGAATTTAAGTCTACACCCACACATCCTTCCCCGCCGTATCTTGGATTTGTGGAGGCGTGCGCTAATAAAAGAAAGGGTGAATGA
- the guaA gene encoding glutamine-hydrolyzing GMP synthase, whose translation MVNAEKFIAKAIEDIKEKSNGKKVVMALSGGVDSSVCAELAKRAIGENLMPIYVDTGLMRKGETKRIKELFSDLNLLTIDAGDEFFEALSGVTDPEEKRKVIGAKFIRIFEREAKKTGAAYLLQGTIYPDIIESEGGIKSHHNVGGLPYDIDFEGLIEPLIDLYKDEVREVAGALELPVEIQHRMPFPGPGLSVRCIGEVTKEKIAVVREANAIAEEEIVEKYSPWQCFAAVIGLGTGVKGDVRLHGWIVSVRAVYSRDAMTAEPVEISWETMHKIATRITAEIPEVARVVYDITPKPPATIEYE comes from the coding sequence ATGGTAAATGCTGAGAAATTTATTGCAAAGGCAATAGAGGATATAAAAGAGAAATCAAACGGCAAAAAGGTTGTAATGGCGCTTTCCGGCGGTGTTGACTCATCAGTATGTGCCGAACTTGCAAAGCGTGCAATCGGTGAAAACTTAATGCCAATCTATGTTGACACAGGTCTTATGAGAAAAGGAGAGACTAAGAGGATAAAAGAGCTCTTCTCTGATTTAAATCTCCTGACAATAGATGCCGGCGATGAGTTCTTCGAGGCTCTCTCCGGTGTCACAGACCCTGAAGAGAAAAGAAAGGTTATTGGTGCAAAATTCATAAGAATCTTTGAGCGTGAGGCAAAAAAGACCGGCGCCGCTTATCTTTTGCAGGGCACAATATATCCTGACATTATTGAAAGCGAAGGGGGAATCAAAAGCCATCACAATGTCGGAGGACTTCCTTATGACATCGACTTTGAAGGTTTAATTGAGCCGTTAATTGATCTCTACAAGGATGAGGTAAGAGAGGTTGCAGGAGCGCTTGAACTTCCCGTTGAAATTCAGCACAGAATGCCCTTCCCCGGACCCGGACTTTCGGTCCGCTGTATTGGTGAGGTTACAAAAGAGAAGATTGCAGTTGTAAGAGAGGCAAATGCAATTGCAGAAGAGGAAATTGTTGAGAAATATTCTCCCTGGCAGTGTTTTGCCGCAGTTATCGGACTTGGAACAGGTGTAAAGGGTGATGTCCGCCTTCACGGATGGATTGTTTCTGTAAGGGCTGTATATTCCCGCGATGCAATGACAGCAGAGCCGGTTGAAATCTCATGGGAGACAATGCATAAGATTGCAACCAGAATAACGGCAGAAATTCCTGAAGTTGCAAGGGTTGTATATGATATAACACCAAAACCTCCTGCAACAATAGAGTATGAGTGA
- a CDS encoding aspartate aminotransferase family protein: protein MEEKMSSKELEDLYFMKAFGRDLKIVKGSGSYVWDENGKKYLDCVAGIAVCVTGHCNPEVVDAICNQAKELIHISNLYYVPNQGELAKKVVEMTGIKGARAFFSNSGAEANDGAIKLARIRTGRKNFVAFVDGFHGRTLGSLAVTHKPAIREPFDPLEPKCTFVRYGDLNALEKAVDENTAGVFVEGIQGEAGIVPAPEGFYEGVRKICDEKGALMICDEVQSGMGRTGKWFYYQHTGITPDIVSIAKGIASGLPMGAIVARDGLTFNPGEHGSTFAGGPILCAAALTTIKIIEENLPLISEKGKMFMDGLSAYSPRGMGLMIGIPAGDEERSHKIAEICRKNGVLVNCASHATIRIVPPLTISKEEIKEAVSVIDGAFKETA, encoded by the coding sequence ATGGAAGAAAAAATGAGCTCAAAAGAACTTGAAGACTTGTATTTCATGAAAGCCTTCGGACGCGACTTAAAGATTGTTAAGGGAAGCGGAAGCTATGTCTGGGACGAGAACGGGAAGAAATATCTTGACTGTGTTGCAGGAATTGCAGTATGTGTGACAGGGCACTGCAACCCTGAAGTTGTTGATGCAATATGCAACCAGGCAAAAGAGCTAATACACATATCAAATCTTTATTATGTTCCAAACCAGGGAGAGCTTGCAAAAAAGGTTGTTGAAATGACAGGAATCAAAGGCGCAAGGGCGTTTTTCTCAAACTCCGGCGCTGAGGCAAATGACGGTGCAATAAAGCTTGCAAGAATAAGAACCGGCAGAAAAAATTTTGTTGCATTCGTTGACGGATTCCACGGGAGAACACTTGGATCACTTGCAGTGACACATAAACCTGCAATAAGAGAGCCTTTTGATCCGCTTGAGCCAAAGTGCACATTTGTCAGATACGGAGATCTGAATGCCCTTGAAAAAGCAGTTGATGAGAATACTGCCGGTGTCTTTGTCGAGGGAATTCAGGGAGAAGCAGGAATTGTTCCGGCACCAGAAGGATTTTATGAGGGTGTCAGAAAAATCTGCGATGAGAAAGGTGCACTAATGATCTGTGACGAAGTCCAGAGCGGAATGGGAAGGACAGGAAAGTGGTTTTATTACCAGCACACCGGCATAACACCTGATATTGTATCCATTGCAAAAGGAATCGCTAGCGGACTTCCAATGGGTGCTATAGTAGCACGTGACGGTCTCACATTTAACCCCGGAGAGCACGGAAGCACATTTGCCGGCGGTCCGATTCTCTGTGCGGCGGCGCTTACTACAATAAAGATTATAGAAGAAAATCTCCCTTTGATATCAGAAAAGGGAAAAATGTTTATGGACGGTCTTAGTGCATACTCTCCGCGTGGTATGGGTCTTATGATAGGTATTCCTGCAGGAGATGAGGAACGCTCACATAAAATTGCAGAAATATGCCGCAAAAACGGAGTTTTAGTAAACTGTGCATCCCACGCAACAATCCGTATTGTGCCGCCGCTTACAATATCAAAGGAAGAAATAAAAGAGGCAGTGTCAGTAATTGACGGTGCATTCAAAGAGACTGCATAA
- the hisC gene encoding histidinol-phosphate transaminase yields MKHLIRNIFEEEGYVFATKASDIAKDAGFLNPARLASNENPKGPSFKAMECAKKSLEDLNRYPDENAKKLVQALRDYHGDYRIVTGVGMDGVIENTIRTLVEAGDKVCVSTPTFSFYGIAIAAQGGVVSNIRRTDDFTVDCDSFIKGCKGAKLAFLCSPNNPTGTVTKVSDIEYILKNIDCILFLDNAYVDFCDTDYKELVKKYDNLIIGRTMSKAFGLAGMRVGYAFVPEWYEEYYHRAQTPFALNSVAIEAASGALLDKEYFESYKSHVEEWRRRFSLESGFLVYPSGANFVMMDVSPLKSDDAVLQLAKRGVIVRSCASFPTLNDSFIRVSVGESWENELFLKAIKELKALKEI; encoded by the coding sequence ATGAAGCATTTAATCAGGAATATTTTCGAAGAAGAGGGCTATGTATTTGCAACAAAAGCATCAGATATTGCAAAAGATGCAGGTTTTTTAAATCCTGCCCGCCTTGCAAGCAATGAAAACCCAAAAGGACCTTCTTTTAAGGCAATGGAATGTGCCAAAAAATCACTTGAGGATCTAAACCGCTATCCTGATGAAAATGCAAAAAAACTTGTTCAGGCTCTTCGTGACTATCATGGCGATTATAGAATAGTAACAGGAGTCGGCATGGACGGAGTTATTGAAAACACAATCAGAACCCTTGTTGAAGCAGGCGACAAGGTATGCGTCAGCACTCCGACATTTTCTTTTTATGGAATTGCAATAGCCGCCCAGGGAGGAGTGGTTTCAAATATCAGACGAACTGATGATTTCACAGTTGATTGTGACAGTTTCATAAAGGGGTGTAAAGGAGCGAAGCTTGCCTTTTTGTGTTCGCCAAACAACCCGACAGGAACTGTAACAAAAGTCTCTGATATTGAATACATTCTGAAGAATATTGATTGCATTCTTTTTTTGGACAATGCTTATGTGGATTTTTGCGATACCGACTACAAAGAGCTTGTAAAAAAATACGATAATCTCATAATTGGAAGAACAATGTCAAAGGCATTTGGACTTGCCGGAATGAGGGTTGGGTATGCTTTTGTTCCGGAATGGTATGAAGAATATTATCATCGTGCACAGACTCCCTTTGCCTTGAATTCGGTTGCAATCGAAGCCGCATCCGGTGCGCTATTGGATAAGGAATATTTTGAAAGCTACAAAAGTCATGTTGAAGAATGGAGAAGGCGTTTTAGCCTTGAATCAGGCTTTTTAGTGTATCCTTCAGGCGCCAACTTTGTAATGATGGATGTATCGCCCTTAAAAAGCGATGATGCCGTATTACAGCTGGCAAAAAGGGGAGTTATTGTCAGATCCTGTGCGAGTTTTCCAACACTAAATGACAGTTTCATCAGAGTAAGTGTTGGAGAATCCTGGGAGAATGAACTTTTCTTAAAAGCGATAAAAGAATTAAAGGCATTAAAAGAGATTTGA
- a CDS encoding adenylate kinase family protein, which produces MMVCITGTPGTGKSAVSEILRDKGYRVDSQNETAKKYIICSDFSRDTDIVDEDKWIEDFEPFEGIIEGHITHYLPCDSVVVLRCRPDILKERLIKRGYGPEKVLENVMAEALDVVLIEALEEHSQDSLLEIDTTEKSPEQTADEISKFMKGDIPGHFGDTDWSLFL; this is translated from the coding sequence ATGATGGTCTGCATTACAGGAACGCCTGGAACAGGAAAGTCTGCGGTTTCAGAAATATTAAGAGATAAAGGATACAGGGTTGACTCTCAAAACGAAACTGCAAAAAAATATATCATCTGTTCTGATTTTAGCCGTGATACTGATATTGTCGATGAGGACAAGTGGATAGAGGATTTTGAACCATTCGAGGGTATAATAGAAGGCCACATAACTCACTATCTGCCCTGTGACAGTGTCGTTGTCCTTCGTTGCAGACCTGATATTTTAAAAGAGCGTCTCATAAAAAGAGGATACGGGCCTGAGAAGGTCTTGGAAAATGTGATGGCTGAAGCTTTGGATGTTGTATTAATTGAAGCACTTGAAGAACACTCCCAGGATTCTTTACTTGAAATTGACACAACAGAAAAATCTCCTGAGCAGACTGCTGATGAAATCTCTAAATTTATGAAAGGAGATATTCCAGGTCATTTTGGAGATACTGACTGGTCTTTGTTTCTTTAG
- a CDS encoding CDP-alcohol phosphatidyltransferase family protein: MTLDSYRKNVSFIITPVARGCVRIGLTPNICTILAFLAAVFAGYLFFKSLVFAGVLFVFLNAFFDAIDGAVARELNSASPRGDFLDHVLDRYADIFIICGIFAGSLATWPIGVFALTGVLMSSYLGTQAQAVGAGRFYGGLLGRADRLVLIIAAGIFTALLPAGIFGMSILGWVLVIFGILGHFTALQRFNHVWKELKR; encoded by the coding sequence ATGACTCTTGACAGCTACAGAAAAAACGTATCGTTTATTATAACTCCTGTTGCAAGGGGATGTGTCAGGATAGGACTGACACCAAATATCTGCACAATTCTTGCATTTTTAGCGGCGGTTTTTGCCGGCTATTTGTTTTTCAAGTCGTTGGTTTTTGCCGGAGTTTTATTTGTATTTCTGAATGCATTTTTTGATGCAATTGACGGTGCAGTCGCACGCGAGCTTAATTCTGCAAGTCCGCGGGGTGATTTTTTGGATCATGTCCTTGACAGATATGCAGACATTTTCATAATCTGCGGTATCTTTGCAGGCAGTCTTGCTACATGGCCTATTGGAGTCTTTGCACTTACAGGTGTTTTGATGTCATCATATCTTGGAACGCAGGCACAGGCTGTGGGGGCAGGAAGGTTTTATGGCGGACTTTTAGGGCGTGCAGACAGGCTGGTTTTGATAATTGCGGCCGGAATTTTTACAGCTTTGCTTCCCGCCGGAATTTTCGGCATGAGCATTCTTGGCTGGGTGCTTGTAATCTTTGGAATACTGGGTCATTTTACAGCTCTCCAGCGGTTCAATCATGTTTGGAAAGAACTCAAAAGATAA
- a CDS encoding NifB/NifX family molybdenum-iron cluster-binding protein, with protein MIVVAFKRVVVAGKLKGNLDDEISPVFGRCGGFCVFDLADGNVSESKIISNPAIDLPGSAGVVAADSVVKLGADAVVAGDFGVASTEIFYKSGVKQYIVKDTTIKDALEKMISGETACVDSKNYIESNKPLYGRRSITLKNTNNLQNNNSYICRNCGCTMPRKEGLMQIHCPNCGNMMEL; from the coding sequence GTGATTGTTGTGGCATTTAAGCGAGTGGTTGTTGCGGGGAAATTGAAGGGAAATTTAGATGATGAGATCTCTCCTGTTTTTGGAAGGTGTGGGGGATTTTGCGTATTTGATTTGGCAGACGGAAATGTATCAGAAAGTAAAATTATTTCAAATCCGGCAATAGATCTTCCTGGAAGTGCAGGGGTTGTTGCCGCTGATTCTGTTGTTAAGCTTGGCGCTGACGCTGTTGTTGCCGGAGATTTTGGTGTTGCTTCTACAGAAATCTTCTACAAATCCGGAGTTAAGCAGTACATTGTAAAAGATACTACAATAAAAGATGCTCTTGAAAAGATGATTTCGGGTGAGACTGCCTGTGTTGATTCAAAAAACTATATTGAGTCAAATAAACCTCTTTATGGTAGGAGAAGCATTACACTCAAAAATACAAACAATCTTCAAAACAATAATTCATATATCTGCAGAAACTGCGGTTGCACAATGCCAAGAAAGGAAGGTCTTATGCAGATTCACTGCCCCAACTGCGGGAATATGATGGAATTGTGA
- a CDS encoding nitrogenase component 1 — MAKLCANPLWPCAMTGAASALAGIKDLGVIIHGSSGCYIYADMAVSDTLYSTFLVQDEVIFGTSDRLLEVVESISELCGRVAVINTCVPSVMGEDISGTLSEYDCITVDIAGFKGDFDYGWKSAVSALKPTCDPEKNGVNIEGICSLDPYSRGNLNEAERLLHVSEIPKASVFFKDTYNACKNPSCTSISANPDYNTDVSKVTYSILGLKETEDAFEKLSNQFPEANTEPVFNLTEEAEEIMRKAGEKFLRRNDSPRAAVFSTKSYSKFACDILKNYLDAEIVTVNTRNDNNNSDNSDSNNLREIVKKIDAEKPDIILGSSFEYAKFPKKPFFGLTFPIRHQKMLWHRPLCGVEGSLYFMDSVLNSLESKR; from the coding sequence ATGGCTAAATTATGTGCAAATCCACTATGGCCTTGTGCAATGACAGGTGCGGCATCAGCGCTTGCAGGAATAAAGGATTTAGGCGTTATCATACATGGATCATCAGGGTGCTACATTTATGCCGACATGGCAGTTTCGGACACATTATACAGTACATTTCTTGTCCAGGATGAGGTCATATTTGGAACGTCTGACAGGCTGTTGGAAGTTGTTGAAAGTATTTCAGAGCTTTGCGGCAGAGTTGCAGTAATAAATACATGTGTTCCGTCAGTCATGGGAGAAGATATTTCAGGCACATTATCAGAGTATGACTGCATAACGGTTGATATAGCAGGATTCAAAGGAGACTTTGATTATGGCTGGAAAAGTGCAGTAAGCGCCTTAAAACCAACATGTGATCCGGAAAAAAACGGAGTTAATATAGAAGGCATCTGCTCGCTTGACCCATATTCCCGCGGCAACTTAAACGAAGCCGAAAGGCTTTTGCACGTTTCTGAAATTCCGAAAGCCTCAGTCTTTTTCAAAGATACCTACAACGCCTGTAAAAATCCTTCCTGCACATCAATTTCTGCAAATCCGGATTACAATACAGACGTTTCAAAAGTGACTTATTCAATTCTAGGCCTTAAAGAAACAGAAGATGCATTTGAAAAGCTCTCAAATCAGTTTCCGGAAGCAAACACAGAGCCAGTATTTAATTTAACTGAAGAAGCAGAAGAGATTATGAGAAAGGCTGGTGAGAAATTCCTGAGAAGAAATGACTCACCCCGTGCGGCTGTCTTTTCAACAAAGAGCTATTCAAAATTCGCATGTGATATCTTAAAGAATTATCTGGATGCGGAAATTGTGACAGTTAACACCAGAAACGATAATAATAACAGTGATAATTCAGATTCAAATAATTTAAGAGAGATTGTAAAAAAAATTGATGCAGAAAAGCCTGACATCATTTTAGGCTCATCATTTGAATATGCAAAATTTCCAAAAAAACCGTTTTTTGGACTTACATTTCCAATAAGGCATCAGAAGATGCTCTGGCACAGACCACTTTGCGGGGTGGAAGGAAGTCTTTATTTTATGGATTCAGTTCTAAATTCCCTTGAATCAAAAAGATAA
- a CDS encoding nitrogenase component 1, with amino-acid sequence MHKNISRHDGCTVTGALTVTTFLRDSATIVHGPKGCCHQAVSVLHSSMLYNECFDIPDIFSSAMDEKNIIFGGEDSLNDAIKEALDEDFRCIFIIGTCISDTIGDDIESVCAGFNEKDSVPVIPINASGFLGGSFEDGFISALKGASEIIGENCNFSDKYSDECQIKPLVNIIGEKNLEYEVDANFSEIKRLLNLLGADVNLRFIRNITFDDIQNFNCASLNIIREDTTGDIKRHFEKLTNIPCISSYPYGISNTLEFLKEAGEYLNINPDLAIKHEINYQKEMFESFSDLRGEKISFDSFGFQKADSNLFTEIARHTGIVLDSDGVTIPIPFFTPVGTGGVFHMLSQWRRFING; translated from the coding sequence TTGCACAAAAATATATCAAGGCATGACGGCTGTACTGTAACAGGCGCTTTAACAGTAACCACATTTTTGCGGGATTCTGCAACAATAGTGCACGGGCCAAAAGGCTGTTGTCATCAGGCAGTTTCAGTCCTGCACTCATCAATGCTTTACAACGAATGCTTTGACATTCCGGATATATTCTCGTCTGCAATGGATGAAAAAAACATTATCTTTGGCGGTGAGGACAGCCTTAATGATGCCATAAAAGAGGCTTTGGATGAGGATTTCAGGTGTATCTTTATAATTGGAACATGCATTAGTGATACAATCGGCGATGACATCGAATCAGTCTGCGCCGGATTTAATGAAAAAGACAGTGTCCCTGTAATTCCGATTAATGCATCCGGATTTCTTGGCGGCTCTTTTGAAGACGGGTTTATATCAGCACTGAAAGGTGCATCGGAAATAATTGGTGAGAACTGCAATTTTTCAGATAAATATTCAGATGAATGCCAAATAAAGCCACTTGTAAATATAATTGGTGAAAAAAACTTAGAATATGAAGTTGATGCCAATTTTTCAGAGATTAAAAGACTTTTGAATCTCCTAGGCGCAGATGTGAATTTAAGATTTATCAGGAATATAACTTTTGATGATATTCAAAATTTCAACTGTGCATCACTAAACATAATCCGTGAAGATACAACAGGAGATATAAAAAGGCATTTTGAAAAGCTTACAAATATCCCCTGCATCTCCTCATATCCATATGGAATTTCAAATACTCTTGAATTTCTAAAAGAAGCAGGAGAATATCTAAACATAAATCCTGATCTTGCAATAAAGCATGAGATTAATTATCAAAAAGAAATGTTTGAGTCATTCAGTGATCTAAGAGGGGAGAAAATTTCATTTGACTCATTCGGCTTTCAAAAGGCTGATTCAAATCTTTTCACTGAAATCGCCAGACATACAGGCATCGTTTTAGATTCAGACGGCGTCACCATCCCAATTCCTTTTTTTACCCCTGTTGGAACAGGCGGTGTCTTTCATATGCTTTCACAGTGGAGGAGATTTATAAATGGCTAA
- the cfbC gene encoding Ni-sirohydrochlorin a,c-diamide reductive cyclase ATP-dependent reductase subunit: MKQIALYGKGGIGKSTTSANLSAALSEKSLDILQIGCDPKHDSTRMLMHGQWIPTVLDLVREKGEGNITTEDVVFSGYNNIRCVEAGGPEPGVGCAGRGIIATFQLLEKLDALYGDVIVYDVLGDVVCGGFAMPMREGYAREVYLVTSGDFMALYAANNICKAIARLSKRSKPCCTLGGVICNSQNIEGELGLVSEFAEKINSELTGFIPRSQIVRVSEVNKKTVLEYAPESEQADVYRKLAEKIMNTNPDPDKKPTPLSMDELETLAQKYIKA, translated from the coding sequence ATGAAACAAATCGCCCTCTACGGCAAGGGAGGAATAGGAAAATCAACAACATCGGCAAACCTTTCCGCTGCCCTTTCAGAAAAATCCTTAGATATTCTCCAAATAGGATGCGACCCGAAACATGACAGTACGCGCATGTTAATGCACGGTCAATGGATTCCAACAGTCCTTGATCTTGTAAGAGAAAAAGGCGAAGGGAATATTACAACAGAAGATGTTGTCTTTTCAGGCTACAACAATATCCGCTGTGTTGAAGCGGGAGGACCTGAGCCTGGTGTCGGCTGTGCAGGCCGCGGCATCATCGCAACATTTCAGCTTCTGGAAAAGTTAGACGCGCTCTACGGCGATGTAATAGTATATGATGTTTTAGGCGATGTTGTCTGTGGCGGATTCGCAATGCCGATGCGGGAGGGTTACGCTCGCGAAGTCTATCTTGTAACATCGGGGGACTTCATGGCACTTTATGCCGCAAACAACATCTGCAAGGCAATTGCCCGTCTGTCAAAACGCTCAAAACCGTGCTGTACATTAGGTGGTGTTATCTGCAATTCACAAAATATTGAGGGGGAACTTGGGCTTGTATCAGAATTTGCAGAAAAAATCAACTCAGAACTTACAGGTTTTATACCGCGAAGCCAGATTGTAAGAGTATCAGAGGTTAACAAAAAAACAGTCCTTGAATATGCTCCTGAATCTGAACAGGCAGATGTATACAGAAAGCTTGCTGAAAAAATAATGAACACAAACCCTGACCCTGACAAAAAACCAACTCCGCTTTCAATGGATGAACTCGAAACTCTTGCACAAAAATATATCAAGGCATGA